In Chitinophaga sp. HK235, a single window of DNA contains:
- a CDS encoding beta-ketoacyl-ACP synthase III, which yields MNKITAAITAVGGYVPDYVLTNQELEKLVDTTDEWILTRTGISERRILKGEGKGTSDLCVPVALEICKKRGISPEEIDLLIVATVTPDMTFPATANVVTDKIGAKNAFGFDISAACSGFLYALDTGARFIESGRYQKVMVIGADKMSSIIDYTDRTTCIIFGDGAGGVLLEPNTEGYGVIDSILKSDGHGREYLHMKAGGSVKPASLETVQNREHYVYQEGKMVFKYAVSNMSEAANNVLERNNLTADNIAWLVPHQANKRIIAATAQYINLPDEKIMMNIQRYGNTTAGTIPLCLWDYEKQLKKGDNLIMAAFGGGFTWGASYIKWAYDGEKFGK from the coding sequence ATGAATAAAATAACGGCCGCTATTACAGCGGTGGGTGGATATGTTCCTGACTATGTGCTGACCAATCAGGAACTTGAAAAACTGGTTGACACAACAGACGAGTGGATATTGACCCGGACTGGCATCTCCGAAAGAAGGATTCTTAAAGGAGAAGGGAAAGGCACCTCCGATTTATGCGTACCTGTAGCCCTCGAGATCTGCAAAAAAAGAGGTATTTCTCCTGAAGAAATAGACCTGCTCATTGTAGCCACTGTAACTCCCGACATGACATTCCCCGCCACAGCCAATGTTGTAACAGATAAAATCGGTGCTAAAAATGCATTCGGTTTCGACATTAGTGCTGCCTGCTCCGGTTTCCTGTATGCTCTGGATACCGGCGCCCGGTTTATTGAAAGTGGCCGTTATCAGAAAGTGATGGTGATTGGTGCAGACAAAATGAGCTCTATCATTGACTATACCGACAGGACTACCTGCATCATCTTCGGTGATGGCGCCGGTGGTGTACTGCTCGAGCCCAATACCGAAGGTTACGGCGTTATTGACAGCATCCTGAAAAGTGATGGACATGGCCGTGAATACCTGCACATGAAAGCCGGTGGCTCCGTAAAACCTGCCTCCCTCGAAACAGTGCAGAACCGCGAACACTATGTTTACCAGGAAGGTAAAATGGTGTTTAAATACGCCGTGTCCAACATGTCTGAAGCAGCCAACAACGTACTGGAACGCAACAATCTCACTGCAGACAACATTGCATGGCTCGTTCCTCACCAGGCCAACAAACGTATCATTGCTGCCACCGCTCAGTACATCAACTTACCCGATGAGAAGATCATGATGAACATCCAGCGCTATGGCAACACTACCGCCGGTACTATTCCACTGTGCCTGTGGGACTACGAAAAACAACTGAAAAAAGGAGACAACCTTATCATGGCCGCATTTGGCGGAGGTTTCACCTGGGGCGCCAGCTACATTAAATGGGCGTACGACGGCGAAAAATTTGGTAAATAA
- the ruvA gene encoding Holliday junction branch migration protein RuvA, with protein sequence MIAYLDGKLAYKSPAFVHMDVNGIGYEVQISLNTYSRIQGLESCKLLTYLQIKEDAHTLYGFFEEAERSLFLLLISVSGVGASTARMMLSSLQPEDIQRAIMMENEKMLEGVKGIGAKTAKRIILELKDKIKKQKDTGGLQLSAALNNTIHEDALNALVTLGIARNMADTAIQRVMKNEPTLQNLEELIKKALKSL encoded by the coding sequence ATGATCGCTTATTTGGATGGAAAATTGGCATATAAGTCACCGGCATTTGTTCATATGGATGTGAACGGAATAGGATACGAAGTCCAGATCAGCCTTAATACCTATTCACGGATACAGGGCCTGGAAAGTTGTAAATTGTTAACCTATTTGCAGATCAAGGAAGACGCACATACCCTGTATGGTTTTTTTGAAGAGGCAGAAAGAAGCCTTTTCCTTTTATTGATCAGCGTATCAGGAGTTGGCGCCAGTACGGCCAGAATGATGTTGTCTTCTCTTCAACCGGAAGATATCCAGCGGGCCATTATGATGGAGAATGAAAAAATGCTGGAAGGCGTCAAAGGAATAGGGGCAAAAACAGCCAAAAGAATCATTCTGGAACTGAAAGACAAGATAAAGAAACAAAAGGATACAGGTGGCTTACAATTATCTGCAGCATTAAACAATACAATCCATGAAGATGCGTTAAATGCTCTGGTAACTCTTGGCATAGCCCGGAACATGGCAGATACGGCAATTCAGAGAGTTATGAAGAACGAACCAACATTGCAAAACTTGGAAGAGCTGATCAAAAAAGCCCTGAAAAGTTTATAA
- the sprA gene encoding cell surface protein SprA — MSRTSWKSDTTTTGNTKIDTTGKKDTLKYPLKDRRGPTISDPTSRNAIDLNDPANINKTVEYDPITKQYTVTEKIGNQNYRNPTYMNFDEFYKLQSAQSEKNYWQKRASALGNLNQRGNGPQLYNGNNLFDRIFGGSKVDIRPQGSLDLTFGYQGQNIKNPVLVEQARKNGGFNFDMGINMNVTGRIGDKLKLITNYNTQSTFDFENQVKLEYTGYSDEIIKKIEAGNVSFPLRSSLISGIQSLFGVKTQLQFGRLTVTSVLSNQKSQKQNLMLKGGTMVQDYNIRADEYEDNRHFLLAQFYRDTFNYAMSNLPIIRSLSNITRIEVWVTNKTGATTQTRDIVGLMDLGEYKPYNDQIKVNTTSHLPDRATNNLYGSLIGDPASRNTGIVVSRLLALGLKPVSEFEKTFARKLDSTEYTVNKQLGFISLNQQLQPDEVLAVAYQYTYNGRTYQVGEFSQDIPPDQNNSANSPVLFLKLLKATSARPTLPIWKLMMKNIYATGAFQVNKQDFKMDVFYKDPGAENRPPSDKRYLPDAKGDYAGAPIITILNLDRLNNQLDPQPDGVFDYVEGYTINSLNGKIMFPMLEPFGDGLKKAFGGDGTLEKQYMYRVLYDSIKVVAQQFPQLNRYVIRGSYKSANSSEINLGGGITIPPGSVTVTAGGQVLRENVDYIIDYNLGRLKIINGGVLNSGVPINVQFENNALFGQQVRNYFGTRLDYLVNDKLSIGGTIVRMSERPYYQKVNYGEDPIKNTMVGLDLNYASEWKGLTRFLDKLPNYSTTTPSHVLFTGEVARLFPGHSKLINQPGSKQGTAYIDDFEGVKSGYDLKFPATSWALASTPKGATNASGTVLFPEAEMNNTLDYGKNRAKLAWYILEPTLQLPKSPNLPPGISVDDQSDPRVRLVYQKEVFRNRSTDFGQSQLSTLDLAYYPTERGPYNFTSNPMSMDRNGKLASPKSRWGGIMRAIDNSDFETANIEYIEFWIQDPFIKSPNSAGGSLYFNLGNVSEDILKDGKKFFENGMPDPNQDPNKIDSSTWGRQPKFQQQITQAFDNDPNIRAYQDVGYDGLKSSDEAAFYKTYMNEMAMNFGGSPVFQQAQRDPANDDYKHYRSADYDASKASILERYKNYSNPEGNSPVSDPKSSFSTAATNIPESEDLNRDNTMNETEEYFQYRVDLKPSMTVGTNFIVDKIDAPVDLPNGQKTTETWYQFKVPLNQFNAKVGSIPDFKSIRFMRMFMTDFSEPVVVRFAKLELVRNQWRRYMYELRPGDPVPLNQTTTFNSSAVNIEENSSRSPIPYVLPPGVVRQNTISTNNTTLQLNEQSLSVQVCNLQDGEIRSLYKTLNMDMRRYKKLEMYMHAEAMGSASALKDGQVQAVIRIGSDFVSNYYEYRIPLKVTAWNSKSPTEIWPEGNNLQLIMDRLSQLKQKRNMCDSCTPLLPYPMTPVPDEYGNYMSVVGNPSLGDARTMMIGVLNPKDDGLPRCAEVWFDELRLSDFDEKGGYAALARADFQLADLGTISVSGNMHTAGFGNIDQRVNERFRDNFLQYDAAANLDLGKLLPKKVGMSIPVYAGYSQSASNPEYDPYDLDIKLKDKIALARSARERDSIRKNAQDFTSITSLNFTNVRKLNLKQGKRHLWDIENFDISYSFSQINRHNPLIQSDLLTKHRGGLGYNYAGQPRYIEPFKKLLKTKTHWLDLIRDFNINYVPSIISFRADIIRQFGASRIRNVGGDVKYQLPETYDKYFTFDRYYTLKWDLTRSINVEFNAVNNSRVDEPAGRINNSSKKDSVWSNFFKGGRSVNYMHNANFTYTLPTAKFPALSWTSVAVGYSTEYRWTGASRLALYLGNAIENSQQRTVTAEFKFVELYNKSKFLRKINARKQSTNNNNQQNNKNNTGNNNQSSQQQQNADDISPWVKGVLKPLMALKRIGINYNENAGTRLPGYLDSTKVLGMNWQSMAPGIGFVLGKQPDKKWLDDFAKKGLITPDPSLNIQFQQQFTQRWDAQAQLEPFNDLRIDLNMTKSFTKTHTELYKNLQDSTGANLGFQHLSPYDAGGFEITYIAIKTMFGRINTANGVSETFRNFEAYRNIISQRLGAANPYNKDPGVPAGDPKDPSYAYGYTRYAQDVLIPAFLAAYTGKSPDKIGLLQGPGSSVRSNPFKNFIPRPNWRVTYNGLTKLEPFRSFLTNFTLTHGYIGTLSMNSYNTSMYYEDPRLAGYPAFRDTVSGNYFPYFLVPNLTLTEQFSPLLGIDLTFTNSLNARVEFRKSRSLSLSLIDYQLTELRSSEIVIGAGYRIRGLQLPFAISKNGGKRLQNDLNFRLDMSFRDDKTANNRLDADLVIPTSGQKVVGFAPSIDYIVNNRLNLRFFYDRRQTIPVISTAYPITNTRGGITFRFVLSQ, encoded by the coding sequence TTGAGCAGAACGAGTTGGAAGTCGGACACCACAACTACTGGTAATACCAAAATCGATACTACCGGGAAGAAAGATACCCTGAAATACCCCCTTAAGGACAGACGCGGCCCCACTATATCGGACCCGACGTCCAGGAATGCTATTGACCTGAACGATCCGGCCAATATCAACAAAACTGTAGAATACGATCCCATTACCAAACAATACACCGTCACAGAGAAAATCGGCAACCAGAATTACCGGAACCCGACTTATATGAACTTCGATGAGTTCTATAAACTTCAGTCGGCCCAAAGCGAAAAAAACTACTGGCAGAAAAGGGCCAGCGCTCTCGGTAATCTCAACCAGCGTGGTAATGGCCCGCAGCTGTACAACGGCAATAACCTCTTTGACCGCATCTTCGGCGGCAGTAAAGTGGATATCCGGCCGCAGGGAAGCCTCGACCTGACATTCGGCTACCAGGGCCAGAATATCAAAAACCCTGTACTGGTGGAGCAGGCCCGTAAAAACGGGGGCTTCAACTTCGACATGGGTATCAACATGAACGTTACCGGAAGAATCGGTGATAAACTGAAACTGATCACCAACTACAATACCCAGTCTACCTTCGATTTCGAAAACCAGGTAAAACTGGAGTATACCGGCTATAGTGACGAAATTATCAAGAAAATAGAAGCCGGTAACGTGAGCTTCCCCCTCCGTAGTTCCCTGATCTCCGGTATCCAGTCACTCTTCGGTGTGAAAACGCAACTGCAGTTTGGCCGCCTCACGGTAACGAGTGTACTGTCCAACCAGAAATCACAGAAACAGAACCTCATGCTCAAAGGCGGTACCATGGTACAGGATTATAATATCCGCGCCGATGAATATGAGGACAACCGACACTTCCTCCTGGCGCAGTTTTACCGCGATACGTTTAACTACGCCATGTCCAACCTGCCCATTATCCGCTCTCTCTCCAATATCACCAGGATAGAGGTGTGGGTAACCAATAAAACCGGGGCCACCACTCAAACCCGTGATATCGTAGGTTTGATGGACCTTGGTGAATACAAACCTTACAACGATCAGATCAAGGTAAACACCACCTCCCACCTGCCAGACAGGGCTACCAACAACCTGTACGGCAGTCTGATCGGCGACCCTGCCAGCCGTAATACCGGTATTGTGGTAAGCCGTTTACTGGCCCTGGGCCTGAAACCGGTGTCGGAGTTTGAAAAAACATTCGCCCGTAAACTGGACTCCACAGAATATACGGTTAACAAACAACTGGGCTTCATCTCTCTTAACCAACAGCTGCAACCAGACGAAGTGCTGGCAGTAGCTTATCAATACACGTATAACGGCAGAACCTACCAGGTGGGTGAATTCTCCCAGGATATCCCACCAGATCAGAACAATAGCGCCAACTCACCGGTGCTGTTCCTGAAATTGCTGAAAGCCACTTCGGCCCGGCCTACACTGCCTATCTGGAAGCTGATGATGAAAAACATCTATGCCACCGGCGCCTTCCAGGTGAATAAGCAGGACTTCAAAATGGATGTTTTCTATAAAGACCCCGGTGCAGAAAACAGACCGCCCAGCGATAAACGTTACCTCCCCGATGCAAAAGGCGATTACGCCGGTGCACCGATTATTACCATCTTAAACCTCGACCGCCTCAACAACCAGCTCGACCCGCAGCCGGATGGTGTGTTCGACTACGTAGAGGGATACACGATTAATTCCCTTAACGGGAAAATCATGTTCCCCATGCTGGAACCTTTCGGGGACGGACTGAAAAAAGCTTTCGGCGGAGATGGTACCCTGGAAAAACAATACATGTACCGCGTATTGTACGACTCCATCAAGGTAGTGGCACAACAGTTCCCGCAGCTCAACCGCTACGTGATACGCGGCTCCTATAAATCGGCCAACTCCTCGGAAATCAATCTGGGAGGTGGTATCACCATTCCTCCCGGCTCCGTGACCGTAACCGCCGGTGGCCAGGTGTTGCGTGAAAATGTGGATTATATCATCGACTATAACCTCGGCAGGCTTAAGATCATCAACGGCGGTGTGCTCAACTCCGGCGTGCCGATCAATGTGCAGTTTGAAAACAATGCCCTGTTCGGCCAGCAGGTCCGCAACTATTTCGGTACCCGCCTAGATTATCTCGTCAATGATAAACTGAGTATCGGCGGTACCATCGTCCGCATGAGTGAAAGACCTTACTACCAGAAGGTGAACTACGGTGAAGATCCTATCAAAAACACCATGGTAGGCCTCGACCTTAACTACGCTTCCGAATGGAAAGGACTGACACGTTTCCTGGACAAACTGCCCAACTACAGTACTACCACACCTTCCCACGTCCTGTTTACTGGTGAGGTGGCCCGGCTGTTCCCTGGTCACAGTAAACTGATCAACCAGCCCGGCAGCAAACAGGGTACAGCTTATATCGACGATTTCGAAGGTGTAAAGAGTGGTTATGATCTTAAATTCCCTGCTACCAGCTGGGCACTGGCCTCTACGCCCAAAGGCGCCACCAATGCCAGCGGTACCGTGCTTTTCCCGGAGGCAGAGATGAATAACACACTCGACTATGGTAAAAACAGGGCGAAACTGGCCTGGTATATCCTGGAGCCAACACTCCAGCTGCCCAAGTCACCCAACCTGCCTCCCGGTATCTCTGTTGATGATCAGTCAGACCCCCGCGTAAGGCTGGTATACCAGAAAGAGGTGTTCCGTAACAGATCTACCGATTTCGGACAAAGTCAGCTCAGTACCCTCGATCTGGCCTACTATCCTACAGAAAGAGGCCCGTATAACTTTACCAGCAATCCGATGTCTATGGACAGGAATGGTAAACTGGCCAGTCCCAAATCAAGATGGGGGGGTATCATGCGCGCCATCGACAACAGCGACTTCGAAACTGCGAATATCGAATACATCGAATTCTGGATACAGGACCCCTTCATTAAATCACCCAACAGTGCAGGTGGTTCTCTCTACTTCAACCTGGGTAACGTTTCTGAAGACATTCTCAAAGACGGTAAAAAATTCTTTGAAAATGGTATGCCGGACCCCAATCAGGACCCTAACAAGATCGATTCTTCCACATGGGGCCGCCAGCCTAAGTTCCAGCAGCAGATCACCCAGGCCTTCGATAACGATCCCAATATCAGGGCTTATCAGGACGTGGGTTATGATGGTCTGAAATCTTCCGATGAGGCTGCGTTCTATAAAACCTATATGAACGAAATGGCCATGAACTTCGGTGGTTCCCCTGTATTCCAGCAGGCACAGAGAGATCCGGCCAACGACGATTATAAACATTACCGCAGTGCCGATTATGATGCCAGCAAGGCCAGCATTCTGGAACGTTATAAAAACTATAGCAATCCGGAAGGCAACTCCCCGGTATCTGATCCCAAATCATCGTTCTCTACTGCCGCTACCAACATCCCCGAGTCGGAAGATCTGAACAGGGATAATACCATGAACGAAACGGAAGAGTACTTCCAGTACCGGGTAGACCTGAAACCCAGTATGACGGTAGGTACCAACTTCATTGTGGATAAAATTGATGCGCCGGTAGATCTGCCGAACGGACAGAAAACCACCGAAACCTGGTATCAGTTTAAAGTGCCGTTAAACCAGTTCAACGCTAAGGTGGGCAGCATCCCCGACTTTAAGTCTATCCGCTTTATGCGTATGTTCATGACCGATTTCAGCGAACCGGTAGTGGTACGTTTTGCGAAACTGGAACTGGTACGCAACCAATGGCGCCGTTATATGTACGAGTTAAGACCAGGTGATCCTGTACCGTTAAATCAGACCACCACCTTTAACTCTTCTGCTGTAAATATTGAAGAAAACTCTTCCCGCAGCCCTATTCCTTATGTGCTGCCACCGGGAGTAGTAAGACAGAATACAATCAGTACCAACAATACCACACTGCAGCTGAACGAACAATCCCTGTCTGTTCAGGTATGTAATCTGCAGGACGGAGAGATCCGCTCTCTGTACAAAACCCTGAACATGGACATGCGCCGGTATAAAAAACTGGAGATGTACATGCACGCAGAAGCCATGGGATCAGCCAGCGCACTGAAAGACGGGCAGGTACAGGCGGTGATACGTATTGGTAGTGACTTTGTGAGTAACTATTACGAATACCGTATTCCGCTGAAAGTGACTGCATGGAACTCCAAATCGCCTACAGAAATATGGCCGGAAGGAAATAACCTACAGCTGATCATGGATCGGTTAAGTCAGCTCAAACAGAAAAGGAATATGTGTGATTCCTGCACTCCGTTGCTGCCATACCCCATGACACCAGTGCCTGATGAATACGGCAACTATATGTCAGTAGTGGGTAACCCCAGCCTGGGAGATGCACGTACCATGATGATTGGTGTCCTTAACCCCAAAGACGATGGATTGCCCCGTTGTGCGGAAGTATGGTTCGATGAACTGCGTCTGTCTGACTTTGATGAGAAAGGTGGTTATGCCGCTCTCGCCAGGGCAGACTTTCAGCTGGCCGACCTGGGTACCATCTCCGTTTCCGGAAATATGCACACAGCCGGCTTCGGAAATATTGACCAGCGGGTGAACGAACGTTTCCGCGATAACTTCCTGCAATACGATGCTGCCGCCAATCTGGATCTGGGCAAACTGTTACCTAAAAAGGTAGGTATGTCTATCCCGGTATATGCCGGATATTCACAATCCGCCAGCAATCCGGAATATGATCCGTACGATCTGGATATCAAACTGAAGGATAAAATAGCATTGGCCCGGTCTGCACGGGAGAGGGACTCCATCCGCAAAAACGCGCAGGACTTCACCTCTATCACCAGTCTGAACTTTACCAACGTCCGGAAACTCAATCTGAAACAGGGTAAACGACATCTGTGGGATATCGAGAACTTCGACATCAGTTATTCGTTTTCGCAGATCAACAGGCATAATCCGCTGATTCAAAGCGACCTGCTGACCAAACACCGCGGTGGATTGGGGTATAACTACGCCGGCCAGCCACGTTATATTGAGCCGTTTAAAAAGCTACTGAAGACTAAAACTCACTGGCTGGATCTGATAAGGGACTTCAATATTAACTATGTGCCGTCTATCATCAGTTTCCGTGCAGATATTATCCGGCAGTTTGGCGCATCCCGTATCCGCAACGTGGGCGGCGATGTGAAATATCAGCTGCCTGAGACTTATGATAAATACTTCACATTCGATCGCTATTATACACTTAAATGGGATCTCACCCGTAGTATCAATGTTGAGTTTAATGCGGTGAACAATTCCCGTGTAGACGAGCCGGCAGGTAGAATAAACAATTCCTCGAAAAAGGATTCTGTGTGGTCCAATTTCTTCAAAGGTGGTCGTTCTGTAAACTACATGCACAACGCTAACTTCACGTACACCCTGCCTACAGCCAAGTTCCCGGCCTTAAGCTGGACCAGCGTGGCAGTGGGTTATAGCACAGAATACCGTTGGACCGGCGCTTCCAGGCTGGCACTTTATCTGGGTAACGCCATCGAAAACAGTCAGCAGCGCACAGTAACAGCAGAATTTAAATTTGTGGAACTGTACAACAAATCCAAGTTCCTGCGTAAAATTAATGCGCGCAAACAATCGACCAACAATAACAATCAACAGAACAACAAAAACAATACAGGCAATAACAATCAGTCATCTCAGCAACAACAGAATGCTGATGATATTTCACCATGGGTGAAAGGAGTGCTGAAACCATTGATGGCACTGAAGCGTATTGGTATCAACTACAACGAAAATGCAGGAACACGTCTGCCAGGTTATCTGGACAGTACCAAAGTGCTGGGTATGAACTGGCAATCTATGGCGCCAGGCATTGGGTTTGTATTGGGCAAACAGCCGGATAAAAAATGGCTGGACGATTTCGCCAAAAAAGGATTGATTACGCCGGACCCTTCACTGAACATACAGTTCCAGCAGCAGTTTACCCAACGTTGGGACGCTCAGGCACAGCTGGAGCCGTTTAACGATCTGCGTATAGATCTTAACATGACCAAGTCGTTTACCAAAACGCATACAGAACTGTATAAGAACCTGCAGGATTCTACCGGTGCCAACCTCGGCTTCCAGCACCTCAGTCCTTATGATGCCGGTGGTTTTGAAATTACCTATATCGCCATCAAAACCATGTTTGGCAGAATCAATACGGCGAATGGGGTTTCTGAGACGTTCCGTAATTTCGAGGCATACCGTAATATCATTTCTCAAAGACTGGGCGCAGCCAACCCGTACAACAAAGACCCGGGAGTACCTGCCGGCGATCCGAAAGATCCGTCTTATGCCTACGGTTATACCCGGTATGCACAAGACGTGCTGATACCAGCCTTCCTGGCTGCCTACACCGGCAAGTCGCCCGACAAGATCGGACTGCTGCAGGGACCTGGCAGCTCTGTAAGAAGCAATCCGTTCAAAAACTTCATACCTAGACCTAACTGGCGTGTAACGTATAATGGTCTGACCAAGCTGGAACCATTCCGCAGCTTCCTTACCAACTTTACACTCACGCATGGTTATATCGGTACGCTGTCGATGAACTCCTATAATACTTCCATGTATTATGAAGATCCAAGACTGGCAGGTTATCCGGCCTTCAGGGATACCGTATCGGGCAACTACTTCCCGTACTTCCTGGTACCGAACCTGACACTGACAGAACAGTTCTCGCCGCTGCTGGGGATCGACCTCACCTTTACCAACAGCCTCAATGCGCGTGTCGAATTCCGTAAGAGCCGTTCACTCAGTCTCAGTCTGATCGATTACCAGCTGACAGAACTGCGTTCCAGCGAAATCGTGATCGGTGCCGGCTATCGTATCAGAGGGCTGCAGCTGCCATTTGCGATCAGTAAAAACGGAGGAAAGCGTTTGCAGAATGACCTTAACTTCCGGCTGGATATGAGCTTCCGTGATGATAAAACGGCTAACAACCGACTGGATGCCGATCTGGTGATCCCCACCAGCGGTCAGAAAGTGGTGGGTTTTGCACCTTCTATCGACTACATCGTGAACAATCGTCTGAATCTTCGCTTCTTCTACGATCGCAGACAAACCATACCGGTTATTTCCACTGCTTATCCAATCACCAATACCAGAGGTGGTATTACTTTCCGCTTTGTATTATCACAATAG
- a CDS encoding M57 family metalloprotease, whose protein sequence is MKVKNGYIVEGDILLTDSDLNKKNNVIRLNVAETEHYRTNKLIYFGLGNVGTRTIYVSIENLSGNYITAIDAALARYNALQLKIRFVRMQSGGNIVIANGILPTNVLGSSGFPDGNGNPAGRIELNAGSIGANFNIGWMTSIIAHELGHCIGFRHTDYFNRSASCGYDPNPDEGQGSEGAILIPGTPSGADTDSWMLACIGTGTDRPFTTNDILALNYLYGCGYEGTRVVNGVCETGTKKYVGAVRQGNTYRCTYVYTFSDGSMSMYYYEYNNTGCPVDPV, encoded by the coding sequence ATGAAAGTTAAGAACGGATACATTGTAGAAGGAGATATTTTGTTGACTGATAGCGACCTGAATAAAAAGAATAATGTTATAAGATTGAATGTTGCTGAAACTGAACATTACCGTACCAACAAGCTGATTTATTTTGGTCTTGGTAACGTAGGTACGAGAACAATCTATGTCTCAATAGAAAATCTTTCCGGCAATTACATCACCGCTATAGATGCCGCCCTTGCGCGGTATAACGCGCTTCAATTGAAGATAAGATTTGTTAGAATGCAGAGCGGCGGCAATATTGTTATTGCCAACGGTATTTTGCCTACCAATGTATTGGGTTCGTCAGGGTTCCCGGATGGTAATGGTAATCCTGCAGGCCGGATAGAGTTAAACGCAGGAAGTATCGGCGCCAATTTCAATATAGGCTGGATGACGAGCATTATAGCCCATGAACTGGGGCATTGCATCGGTTTCCGCCATACAGACTATTTTAACCGTAGTGCCAGCTGTGGTTATGATCCCAATCCTGATGAAGGACAAGGCAGTGAAGGAGCTATCCTGATCCCCGGAACGCCCAGTGGCGCAGATACTGACAGCTGGATGCTGGCCTGTATAGGTACTGGTACAGACCGTCCCTTTACTACCAACGATATACTGGCGCTGAATTACCTCTACGGATGCGGATATGAAGGCACCAGGGTTGTAAACGGTGTTTGCGAAACAGGTACCAAAAAATATGTTGGTGCAGTCAGACAAGGTAATACCTACAGGTGCACATACGTCTATACTTTCAGCGATGGCTCCATGAGCATGTACTACTATGAATACAATAACACTGGTTGCCCCGTAGATCCGGTGTGA